One Periplaneta americana isolate PAMFEO1 chromosome 8, P.americana_PAMFEO1_priV1, whole genome shotgun sequence genomic region harbors:
- the Ude gene encoding uncharacterized protein Ude isoform X2, with amino-acid sequence MPKVKSEKRSESEEKNGTTNGEKKSGWSGGQLFGSETTETTFQGAGFKDKEKALETIQLLEGRDITFQFQIINSMYHRAKVIHKRTKDPEKVKNLSEAIETFEKWIDDYKSHSRAKENLTYLPLDVVEAFEPLAERYKVTTEVAGVDSSFLKIYHAAEGDLKKLRVAKVNPDDEKSITWDVHRNKHLKPLVDRLKSDDGIALYRTEEKVKGLPTKEHVELVMWGYSPEVTKLKKTIPLIKELEDKDLNGLFPSE; translated from the coding sequence ATGCCTAAGGTAAAGTCAGAAAAGCGCAGCGAATCTGAGGAGAAGAACGGTACCACCAATGGAGAGAAGAAGTCCGGATGGTCGGGTGGCCAGCTCTTCGGCTCTGAGACCACAGAGACAACTTTCCAGGGCGCAGGATTCAAGGACAAGGAGAAGGCTCTAGAAACCATCCAGCTGCTGGAGGGTCGTGACATCACCTTCCAATTCCAGATAATCAATTCCATGTACCACCGCGCCAAGGTCATCCACAAGAGGACCAAGGACCCTGAGAAGGTCAAAAACCTTTCCGAAGCCATTGAGACCTTTGAGAAATGGATTGACGATTACAAATCTCACAGTCGCGCAAAGGAAAACTTAACGTACCTGCCGCTAGATGTCGTGGAGGCGTTCGAACCCCTAGCAGAAAGATATAAAGTAACAACAGAGGTAGCTGGTGTTGACTCCAGTTTCCTGAAGATTTACCATGCCGCAGAAGGAGATCTGAAGAAACTGCGTGTCGCCAAGGTGAATCCAGACGATGAGAAATCAATCACTTGGGATGTACACAGGAATAAACATCTCAAACCACTTGTAGATCGACTCAAATCAGATGATGGCATTGCTCTCTACCGTACGGAGGAGAAGGTAAAGGGACTGCCGACTAAGGAGCATGTAGAGTTGGTTATGTGGGGCTACAGCCCAGAGGTAACCAAACTTAAGAAGACAATACCTCTGATCAAAGAGCTGGAGGACAAAGATCTAAATGGCCTCTTCCCATCTGAATGA
- the Ude gene encoding uncharacterized protein Ude isoform X1 yields MRMPKVKSEKRSESEEKNGTTNGEKKSGWSGGQLFGSETTETTFQGAGFKDKEKALETIQLLEGRDITFQFQIINSMYHRAKVIHKRTKDPEKVKNLSEAIETFEKWIDDYKSHSRAKENLTYLPLDVVEAFEPLAERYKVTTEVAGVDSSFLKIYHAAEGDLKKLRVAKVNPDDEKSITWDVHRNKHLKPLVDRLKSDDGIALYRTEEKVKGLPTKEHVELVMWGYSPEVTKLKKTIPLIKELEDKDLNGLFPSE; encoded by the coding sequence GATGCCTAAGGTAAAGTCAGAAAAGCGCAGCGAATCTGAGGAGAAGAACGGTACCACCAATGGAGAGAAGAAGTCCGGATGGTCGGGTGGCCAGCTCTTCGGCTCTGAGACCACAGAGACAACTTTCCAGGGCGCAGGATTCAAGGACAAGGAGAAGGCTCTAGAAACCATCCAGCTGCTGGAGGGTCGTGACATCACCTTCCAATTCCAGATAATCAATTCCATGTACCACCGCGCCAAGGTCATCCACAAGAGGACCAAGGACCCTGAGAAGGTCAAAAACCTTTCCGAAGCCATTGAGACCTTTGAGAAATGGATTGACGATTACAAATCTCACAGTCGCGCAAAGGAAAACTTAACGTACCTGCCGCTAGATGTCGTGGAGGCGTTCGAACCCCTAGCAGAAAGATATAAAGTAACAACAGAGGTAGCTGGTGTTGACTCCAGTTTCCTGAAGATTTACCATGCCGCAGAAGGAGATCTGAAGAAACTGCGTGTCGCCAAGGTGAATCCAGACGATGAGAAATCAATCACTTGGGATGTACACAGGAATAAACATCTCAAACCACTTGTAGATCGACTCAAATCAGATGATGGCATTGCTCTCTACCGTACGGAGGAGAAGGTAAAGGGACTGCCGACTAAGGAGCATGTAGAGTTGGTTATGTGGGGCTACAGCCCAGAGGTAACCAAACTTAAGAAGACAATACCTCTGATCAAAGAGCTGGAGGACAAAGATCTAAATGGCCTCTTCCCATCTGAATGA